Proteins from a single region of Candidatus Neomarinimicrobiota bacterium:
- a CDS encoding oligopeptide transporter, OPT family, protein MEKKGLPPNAYKINEGEEYVPYVHGKRLPEFTLKAAISGILLGILFGAANTYLGLKAGLTISTSIPVAVLTVVAFRFLKVFGTDHSILEANMSQTIGSASSSVASGVLFTIPALFLWNLKPSLAQLTLLAMVGGVLGILSMIPLRRYLIKREHGNLPYPEGMACAEVLVASESGGKQASGVFWGLGFGMLVKWITDGLKLVGGKFETLLGFKAKLSIGVSPALMGVGYILGVRIASVMVAGAALSAFVIIPVINWWGSGLTVPFYPETEMLIRNMSAAEIWNRYVRYIGAGAVATGGFITLIKSIPTMIESFKLGVAQIGKKLEDEEQARIDKDLSIKVIGAIVAIVLLVLTFVPGILGYLDSIIVRGISALLIAVFAFFFVTVSSRIVGMVGVTSNPTSGMTIATLLGTSFIFYLMGWTDLAGKATALMVGTGVCIAASIAGDASQDLKTGFVLGATPARQQIGELIGVVTSAGFVCLTIILLDQSFGVGSAELPAPQGVLMQLVIDGVLEQNLPWTLIFIGVGIALVAYALKLPVLAFAVGVYLPLSTMAPVFLGGFLRYLLTRNQPEEEAERRREQGVLFGSGLVGGEGLLGVGLAAWVAAKGGERIQGLGLEYSPVLGTVISAAAIGLILYVMSRVILKKG, encoded by the coding sequence ATGGAGAAAAAAGGCCTGCCGCCAAACGCCTACAAAATAAATGAAGGGGAAGAATACGTTCCGTATGTCCACGGAAAGCGTCTTCCGGAGTTTACCCTTAAGGCCGCGATCTCGGGTATTTTGCTGGGCATTCTGTTCGGAGCGGCGAATACCTATCTTGGCCTCAAAGCCGGCCTGACGATAAGTACATCCATTCCTGTGGCGGTGTTAACGGTTGTGGCTTTCCGGTTCCTTAAAGTGTTCGGTACCGATCATTCCATTCTCGAAGCCAATATGTCTCAGACCATCGGCTCAGCCAGTTCATCTGTAGCGTCCGGTGTGCTGTTTACCATTCCGGCGCTCTTTCTCTGGAACCTGAAACCGAGCCTGGCGCAGCTGACCTTGTTAGCCATGGTGGGTGGTGTGCTCGGAATCCTTTCCATGATTCCGCTCCGCCGGTATCTCATTAAGCGGGAGCACGGTAATTTGCCGTATCCCGAAGGGATGGCGTGCGCTGAGGTTCTGGTCGCTTCCGAAAGCGGCGGAAAACAAGCTTCAGGCGTCTTTTGGGGCCTCGGCTTCGGTATGCTGGTCAAGTGGATTACCGACGGACTCAAACTCGTCGGCGGGAAGTTTGAGACACTACTGGGATTCAAGGCAAAGCTCTCCATCGGTGTTTCACCCGCACTCATGGGTGTCGGCTACATACTTGGTGTCCGGATTGCTTCGGTGATGGTGGCCGGCGCGGCACTCTCGGCATTTGTAATTATCCCGGTCATCAACTGGTGGGGCAGCGGACTTACCGTGCCGTTTTATCCGGAGACGGAGATGCTCATCCGGAATATGTCCGCCGCCGAGATTTGGAACCGGTACGTCCGGTATATCGGCGCAGGCGCTGTTGCCACGGGCGGATTCATTACCCTGATTAAATCCATTCCGACGATGATTGAATCGTTTAAACTCGGGGTGGCGCAGATCGGCAAAAAATTGGAGGACGAGGAACAGGCGCGTATCGATAAAGATCTCTCCATTAAAGTTATTGGAGCTATTGTCGCGATTGTGCTGCTGGTGCTGACCTTTGTGCCCGGTATTCTCGGCTACCTGGATTCGATTATTGTGCGCGGCATTTCAGCGCTGCTCATCGCTGTTTTTGCCTTTTTCTTCGTGACCGTCTCTTCGCGGATTGTCGGAATGGTGGGCGTGACCTCCAATCCCACCTCCGGGATGACCATTGCCACGCTGCTGGGGACGAGTTTCATTTTTTATCTCATGGGATGGACAGACCTGGCAGGCAAAGCCACTGCGCTCATGGTCGGCACCGGCGTCTGTATCGCAGCCTCTATCGCCGGGGATGCTTCCCAGGATCTGAAAACCGGATTCGTCCTCGGCGCCACACCGGCCCGTCAGCAGATCGGCGAACTCATCGGCGTAGTGACCTCGGCGGGATTCGTCTGCCTCACGATCATTTTACTGGACCAGAGTTTCGGGGTGGGCAGCGCGGAGTTGCCTGCGCCGCAAGGTGTGCTTATGCAGCTGGTCATCGACGGTGTTTTGGAACAGAATCTTCCGTGGACTTTGATATTTATCGGCGTCGGAATTGCACTGGTCGCTTATGCCTTGAAACTGCCGGTACTGGCGTTTGCCGTAGGCGTTTATCTTCCGCTGAGTACTATGGCGCCGGTTTTCCTCGGGGGATTCCTGCGCTACCTGCTCACCCGGAATCAGCCGGAAGAAGAAGCGGAGCGTCGCAGGGAACAGGGTGTGCTGTTCGGATCAGGTTTGGTCGGCGGTGAGGGATTACTTGGCGTCGGATTAGCCGCCTGGGTTGCTGCCAAGGGCGGGGAACGCATCCAGGGACTTGGCCTCGAGTATTCGCCGGTGCTTGGCACCGTTATTTCTGCTGCCGCTATCGGGCTGATCCTGTACGTGATGTCGCGGGTGATTCTCAAAAAAGGTTAA
- the rlmD gene encoding 23S rRNA (uracil(1939)-C(5))-methyltransferase RlmD, whose translation MAEYPIKKGEEFEAEIEPTLAFGGNGITRIDDYVVFVRNVLPGAKVKAKLVKRKSSYGEAIPLEVLEDSPHKVDWPCPHYPECGGCKFQDLDYQVQLENKREQVRDLLERVGKFENIDVKPTLGSEKKFHYRNKMEFSFGNNRWILEEDDPGTPADFAFGLHAPGRWDKVLDLDLCYLQSDIRNEIFAHVKQHVLEHDISVWDLEDKKGYLRYLVIREGEYTGQIMLNFVTGEDDPERLTPLVENLVEKYDQIHSVVNNVNTSPGESAIGEIEYLMYGEDAIVDKIGKLEFEISANSFFQTNTLQAEVLYEQIEQVADVQEGDVIYDLYCGTGTIALYLAENAQRVYGFEINQEAIENATRNAYNNEIFNAQFDRLDMNRHLDFHEKLKEIEKPDIVIIDPPRSGLHPKSLKELKQLHPDKFVYVSCNPSTLARDLKNLCDGTGYELTYIQPVDMFPHTPHVEVVTKLEKRS comes from the coding sequence ATGGCTGAATATCCGATAAAGAAGGGCGAGGAATTCGAGGCGGAGATCGAACCAACGCTGGCCTTTGGCGGGAACGGCATTACCCGGATTGACGATTACGTAGTATTCGTTCGGAATGTGCTCCCGGGGGCAAAGGTGAAGGCGAAGCTGGTGAAACGTAAGAGCAGCTACGGCGAAGCGATTCCCCTGGAAGTCCTGGAGGATTCGCCCCACAAGGTGGATTGGCCGTGTCCACACTATCCCGAATGCGGCGGCTGTAAGTTCCAGGATCTGGATTACCAGGTGCAGCTGGAGAACAAGCGGGAGCAGGTACGGGACCTGTTGGAGCGGGTCGGCAAATTTGAAAATATTGACGTAAAGCCTACCCTCGGTTCGGAGAAAAAATTTCATTATCGTAACAAGATGGAGTTTTCCTTCGGCAATAATCGCTGGATTCTGGAGGAGGACGATCCCGGGACGCCGGCTGACTTTGCGTTCGGTCTGCACGCGCCCGGTCGCTGGGACAAGGTGCTGGATCTGGACCTCTGTTACCTGCAGAGCGACATCCGCAACGAGATCTTTGCGCACGTCAAGCAGCACGTGTTAGAACACGATATAAGCGTCTGGGATCTGGAGGATAAAAAAGGCTACCTTCGATACCTGGTAATCCGGGAAGGCGAATACACCGGTCAAATTATGTTGAATTTCGTCACCGGCGAAGATGATCCGGAACGGTTGACGCCGCTGGTAGAAAATCTGGTGGAGAAATACGACCAGATTCACAGCGTGGTGAATAACGTGAATACCAGTCCCGGTGAATCGGCAATCGGCGAGATTGAGTACCTCATGTACGGAGAAGATGCCATTGTGGATAAAATTGGCAAACTGGAGTTCGAGATTTCGGCGAATTCATTTTTCCAGACCAACACCCTGCAGGCGGAAGTGTTGTACGAGCAGATCGAGCAGGTGGCCGATGTGCAGGAAGGCGACGTCATTTACGACCTCTATTGCGGTACGGGTACTATTGCCCTTTATCTTGCGGAGAATGCGCAGCGAGTCTACGGCTTCGAGATTAACCAGGAAGCCATTGAAAACGCCACCCGGAACGCCTATAACAACGAAATATTTAATGCGCAATTCGATCGACTGGATATGAATCGGCACCTGGATTTTCACGAAAAACTCAAGGAGATCGAAAAGCCGGATATCGTCATCATCGATCCGCCGCGGTCGGGCTTACATCCGAAATCGTTGAAAGAGTTGAAGCAGCTCCATCCGGATAAATTCGTGTACGTCTCCTGCAATCCCAGCACACTGGCCAGAGATTTGAAAAACCTGTGCGACGGGACGGGTTATGAACTCACTTACATCCAACCGGTGGACATGTTTCCGCACACGCCGCACGTGGAGGTTGTGACCAAACTGGAGAAGCGCTCATGA
- a CDS encoding ABC transporter ATP-binding protein: protein MTPDYGAPAISISGLSKWYDDFRALKEIDLQIEQGQFYGLLGPNGAGKSTTIHILTGLSNFKQGDVRVFGRDVVSDFRFTRSKIGLAAQEFNFDRFFNIEKLLTLQGGYFGLPQKQAAKRAEELLNQFGLIDKRKQDSRKLSGGMKRRLQIAKALVHEPEILILDEPTAGVDVELRHMLWDYLRELNDRGVTILLTTHYIEEAEQLCEEVSIINHGEIIADGSPHDLMENMGMGCIELHLSDPVETLPESLNGYDAEIEDNYIRIRLEKPNKELQNVINGINVSELDLYEVRIRESSLEDVFVKLTGKSMSEEAANGQQ, encoded by the coding sequence ATGACGCCTGATTACGGCGCACCGGCTATCAGCATCTCCGGGCTCTCCAAGTGGTACGACGATTTCCGGGCGCTGAAAGAGATCGATTTGCAGATAGAGCAGGGACAGTTTTACGGTCTGCTCGGCCCGAACGGCGCCGGCAAGAGTACAACCATTCATATCCTGACCGGATTGTCCAACTTCAAACAGGGTGATGTGAGAGTTTTTGGCAGAGATGTGGTGAGCGACTTTCGGTTTACGCGTTCCAAAATTGGTCTGGCGGCGCAGGAATTCAACTTTGACCGGTTCTTCAACATCGAGAAACTCCTGACGCTCCAGGGCGGCTATTTCGGTCTGCCGCAAAAACAGGCAGCGAAGCGTGCCGAGGAATTGCTAAACCAGTTCGGTCTCATTGACAAGCGGAAGCAGGACTCCCGGAAGCTCTCCGGCGGGATGAAGCGCCGCTTGCAGATCGCCAAGGCGCTGGTACACGAACCGGAGATCCTGATCCTGGACGAACCCACCGCCGGCGTAGACGTGGAACTGCGCCACATGCTCTGGGACTACCTCCGGGAGTTGAACGATCGCGGTGTCACCATCCTGTTGACGACCCATTATATCGAGGAGGCCGAGCAGCTCTGTGAGGAGGTCTCCATCATCAATCACGGCGAAATCATCGCGGATGGGTCGCCACACGATCTTATGGAAAATATGGGTATGGGTTGCATAGAGCTCCATCTCAGCGATCCGGTGGAAACGCTGCCTGAATCGCTAAACGGATACGATGCGGAAATCGAGGACAATTACATACGAATCAGATTAGAGAAGCCAAACAAGGAGCTACAGAACGTCATCAATGGCATCAACGTGTCCGAACTGGATCTGTACGAAGTCCGCATCCGCGAGAGCTCGCTGGAGGATGTGTTCGTGAAGCTCACCGGGAAATCCATGTCCGAGGAGGCCGCCAATGGACAACAGTAA
- a CDS encoding ABC transporter permease, translating to MDNSKWIGFFTVLRREIGRFMRLYKQTILPSIITAGLFLFIFGYALGSRISEIKGVPYMHFILPGLAMMAVINNAYSNTASSLFQAKQLKFLEDILIAPISATQAALAYILGGAARGFINGTIILFMGTIIFDIQIHSIFITLLLIAIVSIAFSATGLIFGIRAENYDQVMVLVTFLITPLVYVGGVFYSIDMLPPVLRGASLFNPLYYMVNGLRYGTLGTYDTAPFGSIAMAAALTILSFGIGVFLFYKGWKIKS from the coding sequence ATGGACAACAGTAAATGGATAGGGTTCTTCACGGTACTCCGCCGGGAAATCGGCCGGTTTATGCGGCTCTATAAGCAGACTATTCTTCCATCGATTATCACCGCCGGACTCTTCCTGTTCATCTTCGGATATGCTCTGGGTAGTCGGATTTCCGAGATCAAGGGTGTGCCGTATATGCACTTTATCCTGCCGGGATTGGCCATGATGGCGGTGATTAACAATGCCTATAGCAATACGGCGTCTTCGCTGTTTCAGGCGAAGCAGCTAAAATTTTTGGAGGATATCCTCATTGCGCCGATCTCCGCAACCCAGGCGGCGCTGGCGTACATTCTCGGGGGCGCGGCCCGTGGATTTATCAATGGCACGATTATTCTGTTCATGGGCACAATCATTTTTGATATTCAAATTCACAGCATTTTCATAACGCTGCTCCTCATTGCCATCGTCTCTATTGCCTTCAGCGCTACCGGGCTCATCTTCGGCATTCGGGCCGAGAATTACGATCAGGTGATGGTGCTGGTAACGTTTCTTATCACGCCGTTGGTGTACGTTGGCGGGGTGTTTTATTCCATAGATATGCTCCCCCCGGTGCTGCGCGGTGCGTCGTTGTTCAATCCGCTTTATTACATGGTGAATGGGCTCCGTTACGGGACTTTGGGAACGTACGATACCGCGCCGTTCGGTTCCATCGCCATGGCGGCGGCACTGACGATACTCAGCTTCGGCATCGGGGTGTTCCTTTTTTACAAAGGCTGGAAGATTAAGAGCTGA
- a CDS encoding Na+:solute symporter, whose protein sequence is MIDLLIIFAFIVYSISNGFRHQSKASENLEEYFLAGRSVKGWKAGFSMAATQFAADTPLLVTGLIATGGIFMLWRLWIYGLGFLMIGFLLGRAWRRAQVITDAELTEIRYSGRGVLALRGLKAIYYGTVMNCTIMAMVLVAATRISEVFLLWHQWLPDSIYQPILNLVQYVGVPLASGATEMGTFIATTNNVISIVVIIAFTALYSTTGGLRSVIATDSVQFVIAMVGTIIYAIIVVIQSGGLGDIIANLVDLYGQAKASQLLSFSPNTGEALLPFLVIISLQWFFERNSDGTGYFAQRLMACKSDDDARFAAFIFTWLQIFLRSLVWLVIGVGLLVIYPFDPGTAGGEGFTAAREILFATGIKDLLPVGVKGLMLTGMLAALASTIDTHLTWGASYWSNDIYLRIVNRKWLNREPSDREQVIVARLSNALILGIALVIMANLKSIQTAWYITLLFGAGTGAVLVLRWLWERINLYSEISAIIVSLIVAPIILFTVEAEWLRLLLMSSISTVVVITVTLLTRPTNQSVLHEFYRRVDPPGFWRNTSGDLQVDTERPMDAFKEGVYLTITTSLSVFLLLIGFGKLILPNPAANIAYSWIYIIVGFASIGLWWNKLIPKLQRS, encoded by the coding sequence ATGATCGATCTCCTCATCATATTCGCCTTTATCGTTTACAGTATTAGTAACGGATTTCGTCACCAGTCCAAAGCTTCGGAAAACCTGGAAGAGTACTTCCTGGCCGGCCGCTCGGTAAAGGGGTGGAAGGCCGGTTTCAGCATGGCAGCCACCCAGTTCGCTGCGGATACGCCGCTGCTGGTCACGGGACTCATTGCTACCGGCGGTATCTTTATGCTCTGGCGGCTTTGGATCTACGGGCTGGGCTTCCTGATGATCGGATTTCTGCTGGGACGTGCCTGGCGCCGGGCGCAGGTCATCACCGATGCCGAACTTACCGAAATTCGCTACAGCGGACGTGGGGTGCTGGCACTCCGGGGACTGAAGGCGATTTACTACGGGACGGTGATGAACTGCACCATCATGGCCATGGTACTGGTAGCGGCCACTCGGATCAGCGAGGTTTTCCTTCTCTGGCACCAATGGCTGCCGGATTCGATCTACCAGCCTATCTTAAATTTGGTACAATACGTTGGTGTGCCGCTGGCGTCCGGCGCCACTGAGATGGGAACGTTCATTGCCACCACGAATAACGTCATCAGCATAGTTGTGATTATCGCGTTTACGGCGCTTTACTCCACCACCGGTGGGCTCCGTAGCGTTATCGCTACCGACAGTGTTCAATTTGTCATCGCCATGGTCGGGACGATCATCTATGCGATTATCGTGGTTATTCAGTCCGGCGGCCTCGGAGATATCATTGCCAACCTGGTAGATCTGTACGGCCAGGCCAAGGCAAGCCAACTGCTTTCGTTCAGTCCGAATACCGGTGAGGCGCTACTTCCGTTCCTGGTGATTATCAGCCTTCAGTGGTTCTTCGAGCGGAACAGCGACGGTACCGGCTACTTTGCCCAGCGGCTGATGGCCTGTAAAAGCGATGACGATGCCCGGTTTGCCGCATTCATCTTCACCTGGCTTCAGATATTTCTTCGGAGTCTGGTCTGGCTGGTTATCGGCGTCGGTCTCCTGGTGATTTATCCATTCGATCCCGGCACCGCAGGTGGCGAGGGGTTTACCGCCGCCCGGGAGATCCTGTTTGCCACCGGAATCAAAGATCTGCTGCCGGTGGGCGTTAAGGGACTCATGCTCACCGGCATGTTGGCCGCGCTGGCCTCCACCATCGACACCCATCTCACCTGGGGGGCGAGCTATTGGAGCAACGATATCTATCTGAGAATTGTTAATCGAAAGTGGTTGAACCGGGAGCCGTCTGACAGAGAGCAGGTGATCGTAGCCCGTCTCTCCAACGCCCTGATTCTTGGGATTGCCCTGGTGATTATGGCAAATCTGAAATCTATTCAAACGGCATGGTATATCACGCTCCTGTTCGGCGCAGGCACCGGTGCGGTACTGGTACTGCGATGGCTCTGGGAGCGCATCAACCTCTACTCGGAGATCTCCGCAATCATTGTATCACTGATTGTGGCACCGATTATCCTGTTTACCGTGGAAGCCGAGTGGCTCCGGCTCCTGCTGATGTCGTCCATTTCCACGGTTGTTGTAATAACCGTGACGCTCTTGACTCGCCCGACGAATCAGTCTGTGCTCCACGAGTTCTACCGTCGCGTTGATCCTCCCGGGTTCTGGCGAAATACCTCCGGGGATTTGCAGGTGGATACCGAGCGTCCCATGGATGCGTTCAAAGAGGGTGTGTATCTCACGATCACCACCAGTCTCTCAGTATTTCTACTGCTCATTGGTTTCGGGAAATTGATTCTGCCGAATCCGGCAGCGAACATCGCATATTCGTGGATTTATATCATAGTGGGATTTGCGAGTATCGGATTGTGGTGGAATAAGTTGATACCGAAGTTGCAGCGGTCATGA
- a CDS encoding RimK/LysX family protein, producing MPDKPKKEPTSLGWREWIALPELGIDYIKAKIDTGARTSALHVHNLKVLEEVDDGYRLRVAIHPVQRSSENEVTVEVLAHDKRNVRSSVGHEEHRYVIETPVKIGDREFPVEITLTNRDAMGFRMLLGRSALRKGFVINPKKSFVLGKPEAIQRKEQ from the coding sequence ATGCCGGATAAACCGAAAAAGGAACCGACGTCCCTCGGCTGGCGGGAGTGGATCGCCCTGCCGGAGTTGGGTATCGATTATATCAAGGCGAAGATCGATACAGGCGCGCGGACATCGGCGCTGCACGTACATAACCTTAAAGTCTTGGAGGAAGTAGACGACGGGTACAGACTTCGGGTTGCTATCCATCCGGTACAGCGATCGTCGGAGAACGAGGTGACGGTCGAGGTACTGGCGCACGATAAGCGGAACGTCCGGAGTTCCGTCGGGCACGAGGAGCACCGGTACGTCATAGAAACGCCAGTAAAAATCGGCGATCGTGAGTTTCCTGTTGAGATTACATTGACCAACCGAGATGCCATGGGATTCCGGATGCTTCTGGGACGATCGGCACTGCGGAAGGGATTTGTAATCAATCCGAAGAAGTCATTTGTACTGGGCAAACCAGAAGCAATTCAGAGAAAGGAACAGTAA
- the rimK gene encoding 30S ribosomal protein S6--L-glutamate ligase: MKIGVLSRKPSLYSTSRLIEAGKERGHDMRVINHLGCYMNITSHRPSVHYRGSALTGYDAIIPRIGASHTFYGTAIVRQFEVMGVFSANESQAITRSRDKLRAFQLLARKGIGLPVTGFARNIHDIDDLIEMVGGAPLIVKLMEGTQGMGVVLAETKKAAESVIQAFYGLKSNILVQEYIKESKGTDIRAFVIDNKVVASMKRVAQDDEFRSNIHRGGRAETVKLTPEERSTAVRAAKTMGLKIAGVDLLRSNHGPVVMEVNSSPGLEGIEKATGKDIADRIIRFLEKNAKPGKTTNRVKG, translated from the coding sequence ATGAAGATTGGCGTCCTCTCACGGAAACCGAGTCTCTATTCCACCAGCAGGCTTATTGAGGCAGGAAAAGAACGCGGCCACGACATGCGGGTCATCAATCACCTCGGATGCTACATGAATATTACCTCGCATCGGCCGAGCGTACACTACCGCGGCAGCGCGTTGACCGGCTACGATGCTATCATTCCCCGGATCGGCGCGAGTCATACCTTCTATGGGACCGCCATAGTCAGGCAATTCGAAGTGATGGGCGTTTTTTCCGCCAATGAATCCCAGGCGATTACCCGTTCCAGGGATAAACTTAGGGCGTTTCAGCTTTTGGCCAGGAAGGGAATCGGTCTCCCGGTGACTGGCTTCGCCCGGAATATCCATGATATTGACGATCTCATAGAAATGGTGGGTGGTGCGCCGCTCATCGTGAAACTGATGGAAGGCACCCAGGGGATGGGCGTGGTGCTGGCGGAGACCAAGAAGGCCGCCGAATCGGTAATTCAGGCGTTTTACGGACTGAAATCCAACATCCTTGTGCAGGAATATATCAAAGAATCGAAAGGTACCGACATCCGGGCGTTCGTGATCGACAATAAGGTCGTGGCATCCATGAAGCGCGTGGCCCAGGATGATGAGTTCCGCTCAAACATCCACCGGGGCGGCAGAGCCGAGACGGTCAAACTGACGCCAGAGGAACGCTCAACGGCAGTCCGGGCTGCGAAAACAATGGGATTGAAGATCGCTGGGGTGGATCTGCTGCGATCGAATCACGGCCCGGTGGTGATGGAGGTGAACTCGTCTCCGGGATTGGAAGGCATAGAAAAGGCGACCGGTAAGGACATCGCTGACAGGATTATCCGGTTCCTGGAAAAAAACGCCAAACCGGGGAAGACCACCAACCGGGTTAAAGGTTAA
- a CDS encoding succinylglutamate desuccinylase/aspartoacylase family protein, translating into MSNDILKIGDSDIAPGERKTINLPVARLYTNNWTHMPVTVVRGKTPGPQLFVCAAQHGDEINGVEIIRRLLKSKRLKSLKGTLIAVPIVNVFGFIHSSRYLPDRRDLNRSYPGSKSGSLASRLAHIFIEEIASNATHGIDIHTAAVHRYNLPQVRANLKDEETLAMAKAFGTPVIIHSRQRNNSLRATLAEMEKPIIVYEAGEALRLNESVIKFGVKGIIRVMRHLGMLRKSKSKPTESVRTDKTQWVRAKQSGLIHLRVKAGNRVKRHDTLAVITDPLGNTSVELKAPYEGVVIGHTNLPLVNAGDAAVHVAKLKVSPEIEEELELLEE; encoded by the coding sequence ATGTCCAACGATATCCTGAAAATCGGGGATAGTGATATTGCTCCCGGTGAGCGAAAAACCATAAACCTCCCCGTTGCGCGCCTCTATACCAATAACTGGACGCACATGCCGGTGACGGTGGTTCGGGGGAAGACGCCGGGGCCGCAACTCTTCGTTTGTGCCGCACAGCACGGCGATGAGATTAACGGTGTGGAAATTATTCGTCGCCTGTTGAAGAGTAAGCGCCTGAAATCGCTGAAGGGGACGCTCATAGCCGTGCCCATCGTAAATGTATTTGGATTTATTCATAGCTCCCGCTACCTGCCGGATCGTCGGGATCTGAACCGGTCGTATCCCGGATCGAAATCAGGTTCACTGGCCAGTCGGTTGGCGCATATTTTTATCGAAGAAATAGCATCCAATGCTACACACGGTATTGATATCCACACCGCAGCGGTACATCGATACAATCTGCCGCAGGTACGCGCCAATCTGAAGGACGAGGAAACACTTGCCATGGCCAAGGCATTCGGCACGCCGGTGATCATCCATTCCCGGCAGCGGAACAATTCTCTCCGGGCGACCCTGGCAGAGATGGAAAAACCGATCATCGTTTACGAGGCCGGTGAGGCGCTCCGGTTAAACGAGTCCGTGATCAAGTTCGGTGTAAAGGGTATTATCCGGGTGATGCGTCACCTGGGAATGTTGCGGAAGTCCAAGTCCAAACCCACGGAGTCCGTGCGGACCGATAAAACCCAGTGGGTACGCGCGAAACAGAGCGGATTGATTCATTTGCGCGTGAAGGCTGGTAACCGGGTCAAACGACACGACACACTTGCGGTGATTACGGATCCGCTGGGCAATACTTCCGTGGAATTGAAGGCGCCGTATGAGGGCGTTGTAATTGGGCATACCAATCTCCCGCTGGTCAATGCCGGCGATGCTGCCGTTCATGTGGCCAAGCTGAAGGTCTCACCCGAGATCGAGGAAGAGCTGGAACTGCTGGAAGAGTGA
- a CDS encoding NAD-binding protein, whose protein sequence is MKHIRQFFRFLNEHNILKIFLGIFAIMFIGGTLVLVFERAVNAEGFDTIWGAFWWALVTMTTVGYGDTVPVTIGGRIVGVLVMFAGVSLVSLLTATISSIFVAQKIREGQGLEQIKYTDHIIICGWNIHAEKLIDSLVRLRPISDLKVVLINDLPEERINDILYKYRDIQISFVRGDSTREIVLERANISKAQSVIVVPDTMAMDNKTADERTVLTTLAIKGLSSQIHVVAFLQNRDNQSHLRRADVDEIVVSDEFGGYLLAANVVEPGVPQSVRELLDPGTEHNLHRRQVPKNLVGHHFEEVFRYFYDENDEIAIGTFAEEETVSIMDFLSADTSALDAFIKEKLENSGHKAEQEQMVRVNVKPDKDYELKEKDWIIVIGQ, encoded by the coding sequence ATGAAACACATCCGACAATTCTTCCGATTCCTGAATGAGCATAATATCCTCAAGATCTTCCTGGGGATCTTTGCTATTATGTTTATTGGTGGCACGTTGGTGTTGGTTTTCGAGCGTGCGGTGAATGCCGAAGGGTTCGATACCATCTGGGGCGCGTTTTGGTGGGCGCTCGTGACGATGACTACGGTGGGTTACGGAGATACAGTGCCTGTGACAATCGGCGGCCGTATCGTCGGAGTGCTGGTAATGTTCGCCGGGGTATCACTTGTTTCGTTGTTAACGGCGACGATTTCTTCTATCTTTGTAGCTCAGAAAATACGCGAGGGACAAGGCTTGGAACAGATCAAGTATACTGACCACATTATTATCTGCGGATGGAATATCCACGCTGAAAAACTCATTGATTCGCTGGTACGGTTGCGACCGATTTCCGATCTGAAGGTCGTGTTGATTAACGATCTCCCGGAGGAGCGGATCAACGATATCCTGTACAAGTATCGGGATATCCAGATCAGCTTTGTGCGTGGCGACTCGACCAGGGAGATTGTACTGGAGCGTGCCAATATTTCCAAAGCCCAATCAGTGATCGTGGTGCCGGATACGATGGCAATGGACAACAAAACCGCAGACGAACGTACAGTGCTGACGACACTGGCCATTAAAGGTTTATCCAGCCAGATTCATGTGGTGGCCTTTTTACAGAACCGTGATAATCAGAGCCATCTGCGTCGGGCGGACGTAGACGAAATTGTGGTGAGCGATGAGTTCGGTGGGTATCTCCTGGCAGCAAATGTTGTGGAACCCGGCGTGCCCCAGTCCGTACGGGAACTGCTTGATCCCGGTACGGAGCACAACCTGCATCGGCGTCAGGTCCCGAAAAATTTGGTGGGCCATCATTTTGAAGAGGTTTTCCGCTATTTTTACGATGAAAATGACGAGATTGCCATCGGAACATTCGCGGAGGAAGAGACCGTGAGCATCATGGATTTTCTGTCCGCGGATACATCGGCGCTGGACGCATTCATTAAGGAAAAACTGGAAAATTCCGGACACAAGGCAGAACAAGAGCAGATGGTCAGGGTCAACGTGAAGCCCGATAAAGATTACGAACTGAAGGAAAAAGACTGGATCATCGTTATAGGACAATGA